From a region of the Plodia interpunctella isolate USDA-ARS_2022_Savannah chromosome 13, ilPloInte3.2, whole genome shotgun sequence genome:
- the LOC128674825 gene encoding uncharacterized protein LOC128674825 produces the protein MGGWRCSYRNCSMKYDGKTHMFHYPVFDKVRCHQWLVNTGRLDFLNLKVSQLKNRVICQHHFNKEYFMNFKEDKLTFDAVPSLDGPFCDAGDSQNKSLEDTTNSLPVIIDIDNEFLTLKDKKANYSVKYADFLSNDLADIDISTHIPQHNVFNEGVEIEKSCSASEPIESKDTSISEVYVHKLKPSSVNNNKASTYEINKKSETQPVQVVPPYNTEIKQNQSKVEENFVEIELPPGFLNNNALLSDDGNINNTEPIVGKVNGKLSNKQEKVRILSEKRISEPLIVTGTLEPVSPSSIFVLRKPSTSTLQQVSNDVRYLEPVPPSSGLPLLQNNTSAIQSNSQKISNEVILNNQEILFGNEQFEPVQTLTDNKSVLKKEVVKVCKVRQENKAKSPRTSLLKNKITPERVAAIKEKRKFNMKLRDMIETFLDKLDEQDKDSKYSSNMPSQYNKLSINQSKSLNITEQTISSLEARMKLMENALISKIDKNSQSINEIKNMILQQNQIEKKTSATQTFTGSQCPKKRLYHEISQYLSPDVNNLIYEELFINKFMKDSKTSVKRKRPS, from the exons ATGGGAGGCTGGCGTTGTTCATACCGCAACTGCAGTATGAAATATGATGGCAAGACACATATGTTCCATTACCCGGTATTTGATAAGGTGAGATGCCACCAATGGCTGGTCAACACTGGAAGGCTGGATTTCCTTAATTTAAAGGTGTCACAGTTGAAAAACAGAGTGATATGTCAACACCACTTcaacaaagaatattttatgaacttCAAG gaagACAAATTAACTTTTGATGCTGTACCTTCATTAGATGGTCCTTTTTGTGATGCAGGTGACAGTCAAAATAAAAGTCTTGAAGATACAACTAATTCACTGCCTGtaattattgatattgacAATGAGTTCTTGactttaaaagataaaaaagcaAATTACTCTGTCAAGTACGCTGATTTTTTGAGCAATGATTTAGCTGATATTGATATATCTACACATATACCACAACACAATGTGTTCAATGAAGGTGTTGAGATAGAAAAATCATGTTCTGCTTCAGAACCAATTGAAAGCAAAGATACTTCAATAAGTGAagtttatgtacataaattgaaacCAAGTTCGGTAAACAATAACAAGGCTTCcacatatgaaataaataaaaaaagtgaaacACAGCCAGTGCAGGTTGTTCCTCCTTATAATACAGAAATCAAGCAAAACCAAAGCAAAGTAGAAGAAAATTTTGTGGAAATAGAATTACCACCaggttttttaaacaataatgcTTTATTATCAGATGAtggtaacataaataatacagaaCCGATTGTTGGCAAAGTCAATGGCAAATTATCAAATAAGcaagaaaaagtaagaatCTTGTCAGAGAAAAGAATATCGGAACCCTTGATAGTCACTGGAACCTTGGAGCCTGTGTCACCATCATCAATTTTTGTTCTAAGGAAGCCTTCTACAAGTACACTTCAACAGGTTTCAAATGATGTCAGATACCTGGAGCCAGTGCCACCTTCTTCAGGTTTGCCtctattacaaaacaatactAGTGCAATCCAAAGCAATTCCCAAAAGATTTCAAATGAggtcattttaaataatcaagaAATATTGTTTGGCAATGAACAATTTGAGCCAGTGCAAACATTGACTGATAATAAGTCTGTTCTGAAAAAGGAAGTAGTTAAGGTATGTAAGGTTAGGCAAGAAAATAAAGCTAAATCGCCACGGACTTCTCTTTTGAAGAATAAGATAACCCCCGAAAGGGTCGCtgcaattaaagaaaaaagaaaattcaatatGAAACTGCGTGATATGATAGAAACATTTCTAGATAAACTAGATGAACAAGATAAGGATAGTAAATATTCTAGCAATATGCCCAGTCAGTATAATAAACTTTCAATTAATCAGTCAAAATCACTGAACATCACTGAACAAACAATTTCTAGTTTAGAAGCAAGAATGAAGCTAATGGAAAATgctttaataagtaaaatagataaaaattcgCAAAgcataaatgaaattaaaaacatgatTTTACAGCAGAATCAGATCGAAAAGAAAACTAGTGCTACTCAAACTTTTACAGGAAGTCAGTGTCCAAAGAAACGCCTCTATCACGAAATATCACAGTATTTAAGTCCAGAtgtaaataatcttatttatgAAGAACTGTTCATTAACAAATTTATGAAAGATTCCAAAACTtcagttaaaagaaaaagacctagttga
- the LOC128674829 gene encoding prostaglandin reductase 1-like isoform X1: MIGGQVAKIIESRNENYPVGSWVMGHFGWRTYTVAKPEDEQFSAKIPFLYRLPDFGNLPISLGLGVCGRVGNTAYFGFTEFCKPQPGETVVVSGAAGAVGSHVGQIAKIYGCKVIGIAGSNEKCEWLTKELGFDHAANYKAVDLAAFLEESAPAGVDCYFDNVGGEISSIVLSKMNQFGRVAVCGSISNYNETNPDKMKATVLQPFIVAKQLTIQGFLVNRFAARTVEGVQQNLKWVQEGKIKYRENIVEGFENAVDAFIGLFRGANTGKSLVKLH; this comes from the exons ATGATTGGAGGACAAGTCGCTAA aATAATAGAAAGCAGAAACGAAAATTACCCCGTTGGGTCATGGGTTATGGGCCATTTCGGCTGGCGGACTTACACCGTTGCGAAACCAGAGGATGAGCAATTTTCGGCCAAAATACCATTTTTGTATCGTTTGCCAGATTTTGGTAACTTGCCCATTTCGCTAGGCCTTGGCGTTTGTGGCAGAGTCGG taaTACTGCCTATTTCGGGTTCACGGAATTTTGTAAGCCCCAACCTGGAGAAACCGTCGTAGTTTCAGGAGCAGCTGGGGCCGTGGGCTCCCATGTGGGCCagattgcaaaaatatatg GATGTAAAGTAATTGGAATAGCTGgatcaaatgaaaaatgtgaATGGTTGACCAAAGAGCTGGGATTCGACCACGCTGCAAACTACAAAGCTGTGGACTTGGCAGCTTTTCTGGAAGAAAGCGCGCCTGCAGGCGTTGACTGCTACTTTGATAATGTCGGCGGGGAAATCAGCAGTATAGTACTGTCAAAAATGAATCAGTTTGGAAGAGTAGCGGTTTGCGGTTCCATATCAAATTACAACGAAACAAATCCTGACAAAATGAAAg cTACAGTGCTTCAGCCGTTCATTGTGGCAAAACAACTTACTATTCAAGGATTTCTAGTAAACAGGTTCGCTGCACGAACTGTGGAAGGAGtgcaacaaaatttaaaatgggtTCAAGaaggcaaaataaaataccgcGAAAATATTGTTGAAGGCTTTGAGAATGCAGTAGATGCTTTTATCGGATTATTCAGAGGAGCTAATACAGGAAAATCCCTTGTAAAATTACactaa
- the LOC128674829 gene encoding prostaglandin reductase 1-like isoform X2, whose protein sequence is MGHFGWRTYTVAKPEDEQFSAKIPFLYRLPDFGNLPISLGLGVCGRVGNTAYFGFTEFCKPQPGETVVVSGAAGAVGSHVGQIAKIYGCKVIGIAGSNEKCEWLTKELGFDHAANYKAVDLAAFLEESAPAGVDCYFDNVGGEISSIVLSKMNQFGRVAVCGSISNYNETNPDKMKATVLQPFIVAKQLTIQGFLVNRFAARTVEGVQQNLKWVQEGKIKYRENIVEGFENAVDAFIGLFRGANTGKSLVKLH, encoded by the exons ATGGGCCATTTCGGCTGGCGGACTTACACCGTTGCGAAACCAGAGGATGAGCAATTTTCGGCCAAAATACCATTTTTGTATCGTTTGCCAGATTTTGGTAACTTGCCCATTTCGCTAGGCCTTGGCGTTTGTGGCAGAGTCGG taaTACTGCCTATTTCGGGTTCACGGAATTTTGTAAGCCCCAACCTGGAGAAACCGTCGTAGTTTCAGGAGCAGCTGGGGCCGTGGGCTCCCATGTGGGCCagattgcaaaaatatatg GATGTAAAGTAATTGGAATAGCTGgatcaaatgaaaaatgtgaATGGTTGACCAAAGAGCTGGGATTCGACCACGCTGCAAACTACAAAGCTGTGGACTTGGCAGCTTTTCTGGAAGAAAGCGCGCCTGCAGGCGTTGACTGCTACTTTGATAATGTCGGCGGGGAAATCAGCAGTATAGTACTGTCAAAAATGAATCAGTTTGGAAGAGTAGCGGTTTGCGGTTCCATATCAAATTACAACGAAACAAATCCTGACAAAATGAAAg cTACAGTGCTTCAGCCGTTCATTGTGGCAAAACAACTTACTATTCAAGGATTTCTAGTAAACAGGTTCGCTGCACGAACTGTGGAAGGAGtgcaacaaaatttaaaatgggtTCAAGaaggcaaaataaaataccgcGAAAATATTGTTGAAGGCTTTGAGAATGCAGTAGATGCTTTTATCGGATTATTCAGAGGAGCTAATACAGGAAAATCCCTTGTAAAATTACactaa